TACAAATATACTATTCCAATGAGGTTGATATTAAATAGTATGTATTAATTAACCGCCTGCAATGGTTTGGAACATTACAATTTGATCTCCATCTTTTAAAGGAGTGTCTAGTCCATTAATATCTCTTATGTCTTCTCCATTGATCATGACTTTCAGATAATCTCTGAGGTTTCCATTTTCATCAAATAAGACTTCTTTGAAACTTTCATCATATTTCTTACATAAAAATTCTACGAGAGTTTTTATATCTGGAACATCCTCAATTTTGATGTTCTTTTCTCCTGTAATATCAATAAAGCGTGTTAAAAATTTTATTTCTATCAATTGAATTCATCTCCTTTATCCATCAGTTTTTAACTCTTTTAAAGTTAAATTGGTAAGAATTTTTTGTAAAATCTTTGAAGGTTGTTTTTCTTACTCATTATATATAACTATTGTTAACTTCATAAAGGAAATTTCAATGGTAAAGAAAGAATACTATAACAACGTTATATAACGATAGTTATATATATTTAAAAAAAATAAAATAAATGCAAAGAAGGTGAAAAAATGGTAAAGATTCCAGAATTAACAAGGGGAATTGCAAATAACATTACAGAAACCATAGGAAATACTCCTTTAGTAAGATTAAATAAATTGACAAACGAATCGAAAGCAGATGTAGTGGTGAAAGTCGAATCTTTCAACCCACTCTCAAGTGTGAAGGATAGAATTGGTGTGGCAATGATAGAGGCTGGTGAAGAAGCAGGAGTGATCAAAAAGGACACAATTCTTATCGAACCCACAAGTGGTAACACCGGAATTGCCCTGGCTTTTGTTGCAGCACAGAGAGGATACAAACTCATCCTAACCATGCCAGATACCATGTCAATTGAGAGAAGGAAGTT
The sequence above is a segment of the Methanobacterium spitsbergense genome. Coding sequences within it:
- a CDS encoding MoaD/ThiS family protein; its protein translation is MIEIKFLTRFIDITGEKNIKIEDVPDIKTLVEFLCKKYDESFKEVLFDENGNLRDYLKVMINGEDIRDINGLDTPLKDGDQIVMFQTIAGG